The following proteins come from a genomic window of Lolium rigidum isolate FL_2022 chromosome 5, APGP_CSIRO_Lrig_0.1, whole genome shotgun sequence:
- the LOC124656950 gene encoding putative disease resistance protein RGA1 — protein MDNTTLNRSQHTSGAALQFKFEMLKRITNSFSEDCIIGSGAYGVVYKGVLDNGVKIAVKKLIYKPPDHDSKKQFHNECTNLMRVQHHNIVRLVGYCYETYHQLVEYGGNYVFAEQNKRALCFEYLEGGSLDKHISDEPCRLDWDVCYKIIKGVCVGLDHLHNGYKESIFHLDLKSANILLDKNMMPKIGDFGLSRFFSTIETCTTTTPLGTMGYTPPEYVNKQEVSPKYDVFSLGVVIIHIMAGRKHYYDYVDTPSKIIELVCESWGKRLHATMWSQASQEVKTCIEIALRCVKSDRQERPTIRNIVDDLNRIDIAKLPLTYEATSLQSREALDYNRYTTSVLMGVHDNATLLDSVEDIDYILEVPKVVGVNDRSMHDPHESISIMRDPASHAIGGNGSRAISQPRDVTHTTEVDIFDNGHRRRNPNLRAEGNIYTHVTMDTIGNLFQWARSTISSQWRGTQEKVFHDELFRLESGLQHLMDTLPAMYDLIDRAEWRSHKHRVAEYLAKLKDTVYDADDLLDEFRWYMLKVKVGGNGRQSPSMDFFNNVIQGSFTKLVNGIQDRLGNISSHLLNMGLHQVTIRFDKSVRLETSSFPDEPEIFGRDMELEMIIQFLCEPTNSSSAKPKSQKGNSTIDVSTRTSASNQVSNQSSIINLIVLPIVGIGGVGKTTLAQHICRHGRVESKFDLIIWVYVSDDFDVKRLTKEVIESCTRKQATTENLNSLQNVLSDIVSRKRFLIVLDDMWDDVLKENGQCWKRFCAPLKNALPESVMLVTTRSQKVADRVGTRGPIPLEGLEHDVFWDFFKLCVFESRSSGNDDPELEGIGRSIVPKLKGSPLAAKTLGRILRMNLQAEHWNDILESELWKLRQHETEILPVLRLSYMYLPFHLKRCFSFCAVYPKDYIFQKRYLVKIWVALGFVEPQVDIPVLDIGCQYFDDLLYRSFFQEVFDGYVIHDLLHDMAQKVSEGECFIVKGTSDFEKIPLNVRHLSILSSRDINYSHLLGLRHFKKLRTFLCDMHLANKETPASLMADWCGELLRLRVIVFVSTHELPASIGNLKHLRFLQISEDCPFKSLPAELYSLYNLQILCIKKCKLESLPTDFNKLICLQRFESHGFLCCSIFRRFQKEDFFYRVSVDADLGFRFIKNINQLRELWIYNISKPISKEEASEAQLHNKKYLEKLILKWPLLRDPEDIDIEVLRFLQPPTCLKSLFLLGYPGVSLPCWFQPQTLQSLASPSFISFDGLRRSSLPSITHLIIDGCNNLSCFEPFIHPSYIPALKKMRIRNCKKLVSISAERFEDFRCLEELEVQGCLNIKFQNLVAPSLKRLVLGKMNDWTYSDTCGNLTDNVDCCSVTYFLLSCFYLTSIQLQKWNLPALRELHILGCGSLTSIIGQSGQVIRGTGGVRAFPSLTSLTVDLCKQLPTIDDLLAEEYLPVIQRIHVKRCSKLVSLPGERFGKFSSLKELEISACRSLSWTMGFVLPSSLQILTLHDCGDISAWVPSCLQNLASLATLKISVCRDITSIPGNLWRTNLTSLENLRISDCEDIVSIGGENAISEIKNVCIDRCPKLEEIVQPMERQQRRIMSLEPAVFPYAW, from the exons ATGGATAATACAACGTTGAACAGGTCACAACACACAAGTGGGGCAGCATTGCAGTTCAAGTTCGAGATGTTGAAACGGATTACTAATAGTTTTTCTGAGGACTGTATAATTGGTTCTGGTGCATATGGAGTGGTTTACAAG GGAGTATTGGACAATGGGGTAAAGATTGCTGTGAAGAAGCTTATATACAAGCCTCCAGATCATGAcagcaagaaacaatttcataATGAGTGTACTAACCTTATGAGAGTCCAACATCATAATATTGTGCGGTTAGTTGGCTACTGCTACGAAACCTATCATCAATTAGTTGAATACGGTGGAAACTATGTTTTTGCTGAGCAGAATAAAAGAGCTCTGTGCTTTGAATACTTGGAGGGTGGAAGCCTTGACAAACACATCTCTG ACGAGCCATGCAGACTTGACTGGGACGTGTGTTACAAAATAATTAAGGGAGTCTGTGTGGGCTTAGATCACCTCCACAATGGATACAAAGAATCTATTTTCCATTTGGATTTAAAATCTGCTAATATATTGTTGGATAAAAACATGATGCCTAAAATTGGAGATTTTGGTTTATCAAGATTCTTTTCAACAATCGAAACATGTACAACAACAACACCTTTGGGAACAAT GGGATACACACCACCAGAATACGTCAACAAACAAGAAGTCTCACCTAAATATGATGTATTTAGTTTGGGTGTTGTAATTATACATATAATGGCAGGACGCAAGCACTACTATGACTATGTGGATACTCCATCCAAAATCATTGAACTT GTATGTGAAAGTTGGGGAAAAAGGCTACATGCAACGATGTGGTCACAAGCATCACAAGAAGTTAAGACATGCATCGAAATAGCGTTAAGATGTGTGAAGTCTGACCGACAGGAAAGACCTACTATAAGAAATATTGTTGATGATCTTAATAGGATTGACATTGCAAAATTGCCGCTTACTTACGAG GCCACTAGCTTACAAAGCAGGGAGGCCTTGGACTATAACCGATACACAACCTCAG TTTTGATGGGGGTGCATGACAATGCCACCCTGCTTGATTCAGTGGAGGATATAGACTATATACTTGAAGTTCCAAAGGTGGTAGGAGTCAATGATAGGTCGATGCATGACCCGCATGAGTCCATCTCCATCATGAG GGATCCGGCGTCCCATGCTATTGGAGGCAATGGATCTAGAGCTATTTCGCAGCCTCGAGATGTGACCCACACAACTGAGGTCGACATCTTCGACAATGGCCATCGTAGGAGGAACCCAAATCTAAG GGCGGAAGGAAACATTTATACTCATGTCACCATGGATACTATTGGCAATCTTTTTCAGTGGGCTAGATCTACCATTTCATCCCAATGGAGAGGCACACAGGAGAAAGTGTTCCACGATGAATTATTTCGCCTTGAGAGTGGCCTACAACACCTTATGGATACTCTTCCCGCCATGTATGACCTCATTGATCGAGCTGAGTGGAGGAGCCACAAACATCGTGTTGCTGAGTACCTCGCAAAACTCAAGGATACGGTGTATGATGCCGATGACCTTCTTGATGAGTTCAGATGGTATATGCTAAAGGTGAAAGTGGGGGGGAATGGAAGGCAATCTCCATCCATGGACTTCTTCAATAACGTCATTCAAGGAAGCTTTACCAAGTTAGTGAATGGTATCCAGGATAGGCTGGGTAATATTTCCAGCCACCTTTTAAATATGGGATTACATCAAGTAACAATACGGTTTGACAAATCAGTCAGGCTAGAAACTAGCTCTTTTCCGGATGAACCAGAAATATTTGGCCGTGACATGGAGCTAGAGATGATAATTCAATTTCTATGTGAACCTACAAATAGTAGCAGCGCTAAGCCCAAATCTCAGAAAGGAAATAGTACAATCGATGTATCAACAAGGACATCAGCAAGTAACCAAGTTAGCAATCAATCAAGCATAATAAATCTTATCGTGTTACCAAtagttggaattggtggtgttggAAAGACCACTTTGGCTCAACATATTTGTAGGCATGGACGAGTGGAGTCTAAATTTGACCTGATAATTTGGGTTTACGTATCAGATGACTTCGATGTGAAGAGGTTAACTAAAGAGGTCATAGAGTCCTGTACTAGAAAACAAGCAACAACTGAAAATTTGAATTCTCTTCAAAATGTTCTTTCTGATATTGTGAGTAGGAAAAGATTCTTGATTGTCCTTGATGATATGTGGGATGATGTTTTGAAGGAAAATGGCCAGTGCTGGAAGAGATTTTGTGCACCTTTAAAGAATGCTCTACCAGAAAGTGTGATGTTGGTCACTACAAGATCTCAGAAGGTTGCTGACAGAGTGGGCACGAGGGGTCCCATTCCATTGGAAGGTTTGGAGCATGATGTCTTTTGGGATTTCTTCAAACTATGTGTGTTTGAATCTAGGAGCTCCGGTAATGATGATCCTGAGTTGGAGGGCATTGGCAGGAGCATAGTTCCTAAGTTGAAGGGTTCTCCTTTGGCCGCCAAAACTCTTGGACGGATATTAAGAATGAACCTTCAAGCAGAACACTGGAATGATATACTAGAGAGTGAACTGTGGAAGTTGAGGCAGCATGAGACTGAAATCTTGCCAGTCCTTCGGTTGAGCTACATGTATTTACCATTCCACTTGAAGAGATGCTTCTCATTTTGTGCCGTGTACCCAAAAGATTACATATTTCAAAAACGTTATTTAGTTAAAATTTGGGTGGCATTAGGATTTGTGGAACCTCAAGTTGACATTCCTGTTCTAGATATTGGATGTCAATACTTTGATGACCTTTTATATAGGTCCTTCTTTCAGGAAGTTTTTGATGGATACGTAATCCATGACTTGCTGCATGATATGGCACAGAAAGTATCAGAAGGTGAATGCTTCATCGTAAAAGGAACAAGTGACTTCGAAAAGATTCCGCTAAATGTTCGCCATTTGTCAATACTCTCTAGCAGAGACATCAACTATTCCCATTTGTTGGGTCTACGTCATTTCAAGAAGCTCCGTACCTTTCTGTGCGACATGCATTTGGCAAATAAGGAGACTCCAGCTAGTTTAATGGCAGATTGGTGTGGTGAACTTCTGCGTCTGCGTGTGATTGTTTTTGTCTCTACCCATGAGTTACCAGCTAGTATTGGTAACTTGAAACATCTTCGGTTCCTTCAAATCTCTGAAGATTGCCCTTTCAAGAGTCTTCCAGCGGAGTTATATTCGCTCTATAATCTGCAGATTTTATGTATCAAGAAATGCAAGCTTGAAAGCTTGCCTACTGACTTCAACAAGCTGATATGCTTACAAAGATTTGAATCACATGGCTTTCTCTGTTGTTCAATATTTAGAAGATTTCAGAAAGAAGATTTTTTTTACAGAGTATCGGTTGATGCAGACCTAGGATTTAGGTTTATCAAGAATATTAACCAACTCCGTGAATTGTGGATATATAATATTAGCAAGCCAATAAGCAAGGAGGAGGCATCAGAAGCCCAACTACACAATAAGAAGTATCTTGAAAAGCTGATCCTGAAATGGCCTTTGTTGAGGGATCCAGAGGACATTGACATAGAAGTGCTTCGGTTTCTACAACCTCCCACCTGCCTCAAGTCTCTCTTCCTCCTTGGTTATCCAGGTGTGTCACTTCCATGCTGGTTTCAGCCACAGACTTTGCAAAGCTTAGCGTCACCTTCATTTATCAGTTTTGATGGACTCAGGAGATCATCACTACCCAGTATCACACATCTAATCATTGATGGGTGCAACAATTTATCATGCTTTGAACCTTTTATACATCCATCTTACATACCAGCCCTCAAGAAAATGAGAATTAGAAATTGCAAGAAGTTAGTATCAATATCAGCTGAAAGATTTGAGGATTTCCGTTGCCttgaagaattggaggtgcagggATGTCTAAATATAAAATTCCAAAATTTGGTTGCACCCTCTCTCAAGAGGCTTGTGCTGGGTAAGATGAATGATTGGACTTACTCTGATACCTGTGGAAATCTCACAGACAATGTCGATTGCTGCTCCGTCACCTACTTTTTATTGTCATGCTTCTACCTCACATCCATCcaactacagaagtggaatcttcCAGCACTAAGGGAGTTGCATATTTTAGGATGTGGATCTCTTACATCTATTATTGGACAATCTGGACAGGTCATCAGAGGTACTGGTGGCGTTAGAGCATTCCCATCTCTTACTTCCCTAACGGTTGACCTTTGTAAGCAACTGCCAACCATTGACGATCTCCTGGCAGAAGAATATCTACCTGTCATCCAGAGAATTCATGTTAAACGTTGTTCTAAGTTAGTGTCCCTGCCTGGTGAAAGGTTTGGGAAGTTTTCTTCTCTGAAGGAATTAGAGATCTCTGCTTGCCGTAGTCTCAGCTGGACGATGGGATTTGTTTTACCATCTTCCCTCCAGATTCTGACTTTGCATGATTGTGGGGATATCTCTGCATGGGTTCCCAGCTGTCTACAGAACCTTGCATCCCTTGCTACACTAAAGATTAGTGTATGCCGGGATATAACATCCATTCCAGGCAACCTTTGGAGAACTAATCTCACATCACTTGAGAACTTAAGGATTTCTGACTGTGAAGACATTGTATCAATTGGTGGAGAAAACGCAATTTCAGAAATAAAAAATGTGTGCATTGACAGATGTCCAAAGTTGGAGGAAATAGTGCAGCCCATGGAAAGGCAGCAGCGTAGAATCATGAGTCTGGAGCCAGCAGTCTTCCCCTATGCATG GTGA